The segment TGCAGGTTCCCCTCGGCATCGTCGTCGCGTTGGCCATAGCCATCCTGCTCAATCAGGGCCTTAAGGGCGAGAACCTCTTCCGCACCGCCTACTACATGCCCTCTGTCGTCTCCGGCGTGGCCGTGTCCATGCTCTGGCTCTGGCTGTTCGATCCAACCCTTGGCCTCGTCAACGATGTCCTGGCTCGCCTGGGAATCAGCGGTCCGCGGTGGCTTCAGGATCCGGCGTGGTCCAAGCCAGCATTAGTGCTTATGAGCGTGTTCGGAATTGGCGGCACCATGGTGATCTTCCTGGCCGGCTTGCAGGGCATTCCTGAGTCGCTCTACGAGGCTGCCATGGTGGATGGGGCCAACTGGTGGCAGAAGACCCGTAACATCACCATCCCCATGATCACCCCCACCATCTTCTTCAACCTGGTGATGGGGTTCATTGGGTCGTTCCAGGTCTTTACCCAGGCCTACGTCATGACCAACGGGGGCCCGGTGAACTCGACCCTCTTCTACGTCCTCTATCTCTACCAGAACGCCTTCCGCTTCTTCAAGATGGGCTACGCTTCCGCCATGGCCTGGGTCCTCTTCTTCATCGTGCTGGCTCTGACACTGGTGCAGTTCCGCTTGGCGGGCCGGTGGGTGTACTACGAGGCAGCAGCGCCCACGGCCGGTCGCTAGCCCATGACGAGGCCGGTGCCTCACGGAGCGACCTCATGGTAACTAAGGCGAGTGACCCGGCCGCTGCGCACTCGCTCGACTTCTCTGTGATAGCCGCGCGAGCCAGCCGCCGGAGAAGGCAGCAGCTGCGCCTTGTGCGCGACGCCAGCCTATACATGGTGATGTCGGCGGGTAGCATAGCCTTCGTCATGCCCTTTGTGTGGATGCTGTCCACCTCTCTCAAAGCGGCAGAGCAAGTGTGGCAACAGCCTCCTGTCTGGATACCCTCCCCTGTAGTGTTTCAGAACTACGTCGACGCCGTGACGTCTGTTCCCACTCTCACGTACCTCAAGAACTCAGTGCTGATTGCGGCGCTCAGCATAGTCGGACTGGTCTTCTCTTCCTCGCTCGTGGCCTTCGCCTTCTCCAGGATCGAGTGGCCCGGCCGAGATGCCTGGTTCGGCATTCTGCTCTCGACCATGATGCTGCCCAGCCAGGTCACCATGATCCCCGTCTTCGTGCTCTTCTTCAGGCTAGGATGGGTCAACACACTCAAGCCCCTGATCGTCCCCTCGTTCTTCGGGAGCGCCTTCTACATCTTCCTGCTTCGCCAGTTCTTCATGGGCATTCCTCGAGAACTTGACGAGTCAGCCATCATTGACGGAGCCAATCCCCTAGTGATCTGGGGACGCATCATACTTCCCCTTTCGGGGCCGGCTCTGGCGGCCGTAGCCATCTTTTCGTTTGTGGGCAACTGGAACGATTTCATGGGCCCACTCATCTATCTGAACCGTACTGACAAGTGGACTCTACCTCTCGGATTGTTGGCTTTCCGTAACAAGTATGGAACTGAGTGGGCACAACTCATGGCTTACTCCACTCTGGTCATGCTACCTTGTCTACTGGTCTTCTTCTTCTTCCAGCGGTACTTCATCCAGGGCATCACTCTTACCGGCATAAAGGGATAGGAGCCCAGTCATTCACCACCTCCCTCAGGGCACCGAGCCCCCTCCCCGTGAGCCTGGGCGCTGCTCGGCCGGGCCTGCGCACTACATTGCGGTGGCAAGTGCACCCCTGGGTGCAGACACCGAGTCAGGGCCTCTTGCCACCAACCTCCACCCGCTCGCCGCGCCGGAGCCTGCTGGCGCGCCGGCCGCCCACGGCGGGGCTGCCGGTGGAGCGGTCGGCGACACGAGCGAAAACCTTGCCTCACCCCTGGGTGGGTCCTCCCCCAGCGCTACAGGCAACGCGCGTCAGTCGATGTATCACTGACTGCTCCTGCGCTCCCCAGGGTGCCCCGAGCGGCTACTGCCCGGATTCCTTCTGGCGACCCCCGAGGGCCCAGGTAGATCACACACTGCGGGCTCGTGATGCGGTGGGCGGGCGTGAGCCAAGTCCCCCTTCCGAGTTGGCGAAGCCTCTCAGTTGGCCCAGAGCATGCGCCCAGCGAAGCGAACGGGTGGGCCGCGCCTCCTCCCATCCCCCGGCGTGTGATGGCTCCCGAGGGGTTGTCTCGCCCACGCGCCAGACGCCACTGACACCAAGCTCCTGCGCATCAGGACGGCCGCTGCCGCACAGGACTCCTCGAGCCAGTGCCAGTCCCTGAGCGGGCCCTGTAGTCCCGTTCGGGGGCGGTCCTGCAGGCTACGGCACGGGCTTTGGCCTGGTGCACCATAGTGTAGGAGGATTCTCCCTCTAGACTCTGGGGCTACGGGTGCATGTCGCTGCCGCGATACATGTACTGCGGGGATGGCAACGCACGGGCGCCCAAGAAGCGACGGACTGGGGCCAGGGACCTGCGGTGATACCGGCAAGGGGCGATGCACAGCGGTAAGCCGTTGCCCCCGCCGGCCTCGGACTTGCCCAAGATTGGGGTACGCCGCGGACATCGGCAGCGGTTGTCAGATATGCGTACCGGTGGTATACTGGGTATGATATGGGACCTTTCCGCCCAGTCGGGCAGGTGAACGGCAGGCTGTAGCCGTTTACACCGTCCGGCCGAACTTGACCGGTATCACTAAGTTATGGAACACCGGGCGGGGGGTTATCGCCTATCTGACCACCAGGCTGCGGTTCGGGTCGTGAGCCCGCCCATCCTCACCACCCGGCAGCCCGTCCACGACGAAGTGGCTTCCACCGCAGAACCCCATCGCCCGGACACGAGCAGAGGCAGTTAGGCCAACGACAGGCCACCACGGCAGCGGAGCCGGCCGCCAACGAGGCTGTGTTCTGTCTCACCTTTGACACAAGCTTTGCTGGTCCGCGGTCTGGCAAGATCTGACCAGACCTGACAATCAGTTAGGTAATCGTTTGGGAGGATCGCTACATGGAACCGAAAACCATATCAGAGCTCACCATGAGCTCAGCGCTGCACAGCCCCTATGTAGTGACAGTCGGTACCTACCCGCCGCGGGAGTGCGGCATCGCCACTTTCACCCAAGACACGGTCATGAGCCTGCGCCAGTGGCCAGACCTCGTCGGCAAGTGCACCGTGTGTGCGGTGAACGACTGGCCCGCCTCGTATCGCTACGGTCCAGAGGTCCAGTTCACCATCGAGGACGCCCAGCGTCCCAGCTACCGAAACACAGCACGGCGCATCAACGCCTCCGGGGCCGATCTCGTATCCATCCAGCACGAGTATGGCATCTTCCGGGGCGACGATGGTGAGTACCTGCTGGACTTCGTGGACGCGCTCCGGGCACCGCTAGTAACCACCCTTCACACGGTACTCTCCCGCCCTGAAGGGCACTTCAAAGAGGTCACCAAGGCCATCATCAACTCCAGCGACGCCATCGTAGTCCTGGCTCAGAACGCGCGGCAGCTACTCGTGCGCACCTGCGGCGCTCCACCGAGCAAGATTCACTACATTCCCCACGGCATCCCCGATGTGGCGTGGTCGCCCCAGATTCTCCAGTTGCGCCAGGCAGAGATGGGGCTCTCAGGCCGGCTGGTAGTCTCCACGTTCGGGCTCATTGGTCCAGGCAAGGGAATCGAATATGCCCTGGACGCAGTCGCGTCGGTGGTCAGTGACCACCCCCAGCTTCTGTACTTGATCATCGGGCGCACCCATCCCACCATCGTGCGCAAGGAAGGAGAGGCCTACAGGCAGAAGCTTCTACAGCGATGCCACGAGCTCGGCATCGAGCACAACGTCGTCTTCGTCAATCGATATCTGACGCTCAGAGAACTCATCCTGTACCTGCAGGCTACCGATATCTATCTGATGCCCTACTTGGACCCGGAGCAGATCGTGAGTGGCACAATGGCGTACGCTGTGGGCGCCGGCAAGCCCACCATCGCTACTCCGTTTGCCTACGCTAGGGAGGTCTT is part of the Anaerolineae bacterium genome and harbors:
- a CDS encoding sugar ABC transporter permease; amino-acid sequence: MASPWIIGFLVFTLGPMIASVYFSLSEYSVLKPARFIGVENFARMFSNDPRYWISIYNTAYYTVLQVPLGIVVALAIAILLNQGLKGENLFRTAYYMPSVVSGVAVSMLWLWLFDPTLGLVNDVLARLGISGPRWLQDPAWSKPALVLMSVFGIGGTMVIFLAGLQGIPESLYEAAMVDGANWWQKTRNITIPMITPTIFFNLVMGFIGSFQVFTQAYVMTNGGPVNSTLFYVLYLYQNAFRFFKMGYASAMAWVLFFIVLALTLVQFRLAGRWVYYEAAAPTAGR
- a CDS encoding carbohydrate ABC transporter permease, which encodes MVTKASDPAAAHSLDFSVIAARASRRRRQQLRLVRDASLYMVMSAGSIAFVMPFVWMLSTSLKAAEQVWQQPPVWIPSPVVFQNYVDAVTSVPTLTYLKNSVLIAALSIVGLVFSSSLVAFAFSRIEWPGRDAWFGILLSTMMLPSQVTMIPVFVLFFRLGWVNTLKPLIVPSFFGSAFYIFLLRQFFMGIPRELDESAIIDGANPLVIWGRIILPLSGPALAAVAIFSFVGNWNDFMGPLIYLNRTDKWTLPLGLLAFRNKYGTEWAQLMAYSTLVMLPCLLVFFFFQRYFIQGITLTGIKG
- a CDS encoding glycosyltransferase yields the protein MEPKTISELTMSSALHSPYVVTVGTYPPRECGIATFTQDTVMSLRQWPDLVGKCTVCAVNDWPASYRYGPEVQFTIEDAQRPSYRNTARRINASGADLVSIQHEYGIFRGDDGEYLLDFVDALRAPLVTTLHTVLSRPEGHFKEVTKAIINSSDAIVVLAQNARQLLVRTCGAPPSKIHYIPHGIPDVAWSPQILQLRQAEMGLSGRLVVSTFGLIGPGKGIEYALDAVASVVSDHPQLLYLIIGRTHPTIVRKEGEAYRQKLLQRCHELGIEHNVVFVNRYLTLRELILYLQATDIYLMPYLDPEQIVSGTMAYAVGAGKPTIATPFAYAREVLADGRGVVVPFRDSEAIAEALTALAQDEDHRLDMAARAYAYTRSWVWREVGRQYGMLFSSVLERTELAPLAVSRATA